From Thermococcus barophilus MP:
CTTTGGAGTTCTAATGAACTACTGATTCTCTTTTTACTTTGTCCTTGAACTTTTCATAGCTTATCCTGAAAGCTTTCAACACTGGCAATTTTTCTCCTGCAAAAAATGCGAGCATTGCACCTCCCCCTGTTGAGATGTGGGTGATTCCCTGAATATTGTATTTATATATGCTCGCTATGCTGTGTCCCCCACCAACAATTGAGAACGCTTCACTCTCTCCAATTGCTTTAAAGACTCCTATTGTGCCCAATGCAAACTCTTCAATTTCAAAGACGCCCATAGGACCATTTGCCACTATTATTTTCGCTTGGTTTAGGATCTGAGAATATTTTTCAACGGTTCTTGAACCAATATCTAAAATTGGATACTTGTCAAACAGCCACTTTTCATCACTCAGCAAATCCACCTCAAGCCTCTCCCCTCTGTAATCAATGGCAAAGTCAACAGGAGTCCTGATATATGGATAAAACTCATCTAAGAGCTTCTCAGCTAAATCAACGAACTTCAAAAGCCCTTTCCTTTCAAGAAATTCAATGTTTGCGACTCCAAGGTTGTATCCCTTCGCCAATGTAAAGATGTGTCCAACCAATCCGCCAGTGAGTATTAAATCTGCTTTTTCTTGTTTTAACACGTTTTCTGCCACCCTAAGAGAATCGCCAACTTTCGCACCGCCCAGGACGTACACCTTTGGCTTTTCAGTGCTTTCATATGCTTTTATCAATGCACGAACTTCCTTTTCCATTAAAAAACCCATTATCATGGGTTTGATTCGTGCAAAACCTACAAGGGATGGTTGAGAGCGGTGAGCTGCAGCGAATGCATCATTGACAACATAATCTAAAAGCGGGGCAAGCTTTCTCACAAAATGTGTTCTTTCACATTCCTCAATTGGTTTCTGCTTTATCTCTTCAGCGGCAAAGCGGAGGTTCTCTAAAATCACAGCATCGCCTGGCTTGAGGGATTTTATCTTTTCTCTGGCATATCTGCCAAAAATGTCCTCAACATACTCGACTTCTCTGCTGATTAAAGAGCTTAGAATTTCAGCATGCTGTTCTGTTGTTATGTAGTCCTCGTTATATGGCTTGCTTTGATGGGTTGCTATCACGACCTTTGCATCATGTTCAAGAAGGTAAAGTAGAGTGGGCAGGATAGCCTTAAATCTCGCATCA
This genomic window contains:
- a CDS encoding phosphoglycerate kinase, translated to MFRLPDFDYHNKTVFLRVDLNSPVRNGKIISDARFKAILPTLLYLLEHDAKVVIATHQSKPYNEDYITTEQHAEILSSLISREVEYVEDIFGRYAREKIKSLKPGDAVILENLRFAAEEIKQKPIEECERTHFVRKLAPLLDYVVNDAFAAAHRSQPSLVGFARIKPMIMGFLMEKEVRALIKAYESTEKPKVYVLGGAKVGDSLRVAENVLKQEKADLILTGGLVGHIFTLAKGYNLGVANIEFLERKGLLKFVDLAEKLLDEFYPYIRTPVDFAIDYRGERLEVDLLSDEKWLFDKYPILDIGSRTVEKYSQILNQAKIIVANGPMGVFEIEEFALGTIGVFKAIGESEAFSIVGGGHSIASIYKYNIQGITHISTGGGAMLAFFAGEKLPVLKAFRISYEKFKDKVKRESVVH